One Sphaerisporangium krabiense DNA segment encodes these proteins:
- a CDS encoding oxidoreductase has product MSDPLAVIAGLPGVPEAVQEARAAVDRLYGHRVLRRRRPEVSAESALRGARASAALEGVDVPLETLRSGEAGQPLAQGALRVSAEVGRLGVTWRSAPRQVLARLHMLAAAGVVADEDLLGRPRTGPATSDLHDLGPAPGAEAAAARVAALVQLITTPTDAPALVLAAIAHAEIAVLRPFGAADGIVARAAERLTLVEFGLDPKSLVVVEAGHVELGESYGESLRGYLKGTSEGVAGWVRHCAEAVRLGARESVAVCEALQRG; this is encoded by the coding sequence GTGAGCGACCCATTGGCAGTCATCGCCGGGCTTCCCGGCGTCCCCGAGGCCGTCCAGGAGGCGCGCGCCGCGGTCGACCGGCTCTACGGCCACCGAGTCCTGCGCCGCCGCAGGCCAGAGGTCTCCGCGGAGTCGGCCCTGCGCGGCGCCCGCGCGTCCGCCGCCCTCGAAGGCGTCGACGTCCCCCTGGAGACGCTGCGGTCCGGGGAGGCCGGGCAGCCGCTCGCCCAAGGGGCGCTGCGCGTGTCCGCCGAAGTGGGACGCCTCGGGGTGACCTGGCGCTCCGCGCCGCGGCAGGTGCTCGCGCGGTTGCACATGCTGGCCGCCGCCGGGGTCGTCGCCGACGAGGATCTCCTGGGACGCCCGCGCACCGGCCCCGCGACGTCGGATCTTCACGACCTCGGCCCCGCCCCCGGCGCCGAGGCCGCCGCGGCCCGCGTCGCCGCCCTCGTCCAACTGATCACCACGCCGACGGACGCCCCCGCGCTCGTGCTCGCCGCGATCGCGCACGCCGAGATCGCGGTGCTCCGCCCGTTCGGCGCCGCGGACGGCATCGTCGCCAGGGCCGCCGAGCGCCTCACACTGGTCGAGTTCGGCCTGGACCCCAAGTCGCTCGTCGTGGTCGAGGCCGGTCACGTCGAGCTGGGGGAGTCCTACGGGGAGAGCCTGCGCGGCTACCTGAAGGGCACCTCGGAAGGGGTCGCCGGCTGGGTGCGGCACTGCGCGGAGGCCGTCCGGCTGGGCGCGCGCGAGTCGGTCGCCGTCTGCGAGGCGCTCCAGCGCGGGTGA